The Humulus lupulus chromosome 7, drHumLupu1.1, whole genome shotgun sequence region CTAGAGTTGAATATATTCAAACTTCTCTACGGCCAGAACCATCTACAACTACCACATATTTCATACTCATGAACTACTAGTCTACTAGATACTACTTGGGTGACACGTGTCATGATCCTAGTAGATACACTACCATTGCTTAATGGATTAAATGTGGAGGAAGGGAAATGAAAACAATTAAGATAATAAGTCCAAATTGTGGGTGGTATAATAATGGTATCTTTGAATATTCTTAGTACTAGAACGTTAAGGAACCAAAATCCATCATAGTTTCTTGTTTAAGATTATTCACTCCAGTTCCCATTGATGATAATGAAATAGCATTTTGTCAATATGTAATTAGAAAATGGATAAGACTACAACTAGGGTTGTCAATCAATTTTTTCTACAGGTTTCGATACCAGCTTCTAATGGAGTGGGAACGAAAATGTGTATTTAATGTATTCATACATAGACTAAAAATTGAAGAGgctttatttaattttatctttAGAAAAGCCTTGTATGTGATATTTATATTGTGCGTATATTTTATCCGTGTATAAAATTTGattaatttcaaaatatatatattattataaagtgAGGATAACAAGTAAATTTGAAACGAGAATAAAAGTAAATTTGAAAGTCAGGAATAAAGAAGTTCATTGGTTCACATTTAATGTTTTTAGGCCAATCTGATCTAATGATCATTTGAATATTGAATTTTTACAAACAATCATTTGGATATTGAATTTTTACAAATGATCCAATCTAATTAACTTGTTTCCCTTGATAAAATCAGATCAAAATATTCATTTAATCAAATCGATTCTATCCATTTGATTAGATCGTTTCTATCCATTGGATATATCATCTTGTTATGTATAAGAAGAGATTGAAACCATCCAATATTTTGGAACCTTTATTTAGTTGAATTTGttcaaaataattcataatataataaataaaatcacTAATTTGTtcaaagaaatatatataattagataAAACACTAAATGCTTGTTGAAATTTATACTCTTGTTGTTATTACCTAATTGAGTATTGTTTTTAAACAAGTCCAACGTCAGCATTTTATAAGTGGCCCCTAGAAcccattttataattttaatatttaaagaaaataattatCCGATTTTAATTTCAATAACACGTCATATGTCCCCTAGAACCCAAGTTGCTCAAGGGTTCAAAGCCCATAACATAGGCAAGGGCCCTCTATCAAGGCCTGCTCACAAACCAATTGACCTGATCTGCAATAGAAGAAAAACAATTGAAAATGTTGTTTGGGTCTAAACATGATCACCAAAATCAATATATTTCCACAACATCCCAATAAAAATCTTTTGAACATTTAAGGGCTACAATTTTCAAAACTTCCaaataaaacaaatcatataattaAGTAAAACTCTAACAAACAGCCATGGCACTGCCTCCTAACTCTTCACAGGTCCTGAACACTCAAACCTACAACAAGAAAACAATGAAAAAACTGTCAAAATGAACACAAAGAAACATAAATTGGGAATGGAAACAAATACTACTTGCATTCTCTAAATGGATGAtgaatatacaaatatatatatatatatttatatatccaaATCTTGGCAAGAATAACATATACATACAAATATGTAACTATATGTAGGTAAGAATCATCAAATCAtggaaaaaaatcaaatctttcATGATATCTGTTTAAATAAAGGTAGTAACTAATACAATTATAAAGACTTTAACACGTCAAGCAGAGATATATTTATGTGTGTGTAtacatatatatctatatatataataataataacaaatacATGTAAAACTCATGAAGAGATGTACATCTTTTACACCAGTTGAAATGGAGTGAAATCTAAGCTCTTGATCCACATTAGTTTCCTTTTGCATGTTAAACAAAATCCGTTGAGTTTGAAGTATCAGAAAAAACCCACTCACAACTTCTCATAAACAATGCAGATTTCATATGAgaatcttaataataatttatcTTTTTTTGGGTAAAATAGGTTAAAGATGGAGTATAGAATTTTCTTGTTGATGATGGTTCTCATTCTGGCAAACAAAGGCAATTATATACATATCAATTTCCCCAATATGAAGAAAATTAAGAGTAAATTAATTATAGGAGATAAAAAGAACTGAAGAATTTGTATGGCTAAGATGGTGCGTCAGAAGTCACAGTGAACACAAACATGTTTGGAATTCTCTCTTTCAAAAATCTAAATCTGATCATTGAAACAATCAAAACAGTTTTCCAAAAATAACAAAATTACAATACCTGGGGGAAGGGATTGCTTCAACTtgttagccttctcagcatcaaagACACAAAGTGTGTAGAGGTACTTTGAGCATCTGACCTTGAACTTGACCGCATCTTTGCTCCTCTTGATCTTCACTGAACGAGCATCCTTCCTTCTTGCAGTAAGAAGGAAATCCTTAATCTCATGGATTTGCTTAGGCTGTTCCAATCCAAATAAACTAAAATTAATGACTTCTTTGCTTGCACTCACACCACAGTTTATTTCAAAGGCTATAATATAATTGGTTTCAACATCAAAATCCATACGCATtggtttttcttttcttattaGATTCAAAATACATCTGTTTGTCTCATAACAATCAATAGGGGACTAATTATATCGCTTAAAACTGCTTAAAGAAAGATATAGGTAATGGTTCATATGAAGACCAACACCTCCTTGCTCAGGAAAATTGCTTAAAACCCTTTATCTCATAATCAAACAACTCTGAGAAAAACAAACATAAGGAACTACCCCAATAATATAGCAATGGCAGGGTATACTAATACAAACATCACAAAATACactgaaaaaaacaaaaaatagaaagaCTTAttcaatcaataaataaaaattcacATATTGGTGTTTAGGTAAAAGCCATAATCACAAGAACCAAAAACATAAACGTTCATCTCCGCATTGTTAAGGTAAGGAAAGATTCGATCAAAAACGTTTAAGTTGGATAATATGTGATGAAAATCATGTTAAATCACAAATGGACTAAATGTTTATTCCATTCTACAATTGCGATAATCCACATATACTAACAGCAGAAGAAACTAAACCCTAAGCTGGAAATGAAGTTACAAAGAAGATTAGAGGAACTTACCATAGTTGAGATCGCGGAAGTTCCTGAGACGGGCGGACTTGAGGAAGTGTATGGCCGCGCTCCACAGCCATACACATATAAATGAAACTCAAATTAGGTTTCTTTCTAGCGGGCTGCTAAACTTTGGTTAATTAATGGGCCTAGGCCCAACTCTTATAGCATTCACTTAATTAATGGGCTTCATGGATTTAAAAAATAGATTTCGTCTTGAATacacttttttctttttttttcgcttacagtttttttttcaaaaattcacactgaactttttaaaaatatcattttttaaatttcataattacaaaaatatagggcaTGTTTGagattgttttctgttttttattttcaaagttgCATTCTCATAAATTAAaattgtttttgtagttttcaaaaaacaagaaatgtttggttaatgttttctaaaaacaattttttaaatttatttttttaaaatcttaaataaaatattaacaaatatatttacaaagagaaaaatattttaaaagtttgtaataaataatgagataaaataatttgaaaaaaaaaatatgaaaataagaaatgagaaagtaaggagagaaaaattgaagaaataaaaattgagaagagataaattgatccaagaaaaaatgagagagaatgtgatgagaaagaaagtgaaaagagagaagtgagtagagagaaagtgaagagagagaagtgagtagagagaaagtgatgagagaggaaaTGACGATAGAGAAAAAATGacgagagagaaaatgatgatatattaagtgatgagagagaaagtgatgtgagagaaacTGAAGAGAGATaaactaatgagagagaaaattatgtaacaataaatgatgttagataataataaataaataaatgatgtgagaaaaaaaatatatagataattttttttttagaacaacagaaaacaactttttgttgttctcaaaattttctgttttttgtaactttgtttttaaaaattgtattcTGAAAATAACGTCAAACACcccaacttgttttcaaaaaacagtttttagcttttaaaaacaaaaaacagttttttagttaaggtgccaaaTACTAGGGGTGCACATTTAACCCGCAAAACCCGCCCGACCCGAACCCGGAGAAtccgttttttttttaaaaccgaCAAAATCGGGTTTAACccgacccgaacccgaaaaaaTCGGGTCGGATTCGGGTTTGCAATATATGTACtgtcgggttcgggtgtaacccgaaacccgactgaattttaaaaaaaaaataataataataaaaataaatattaaatataatcaaAATTTGAACTGAAAGAAAGAAGAATTGAATTTAACCCTAAAAACTTTACCTGACCCCCTTTTTTTTTCGTTCAAGCGGCAGCCCAGCCCCCCAGACCAGAGCCTCCCTCGTCGTCCTCTCCTCTCCTCCTTTGGTTCAAGCTTCAGCAGAGAAGCCGAGTGCATGCCAGCCAGCCACTGCCTTGCCTGCCGCCGACCCACCCAACCCTTCGAGACGAGCCCGGAGCCTCCCTCGCCTCGCCTCCCTCAGCTCTCACGCGGCGGCACCACCGGCCACCACCAGCGGCGCAACACGCCTCGCCTCGATCCGGTAAGCACAGtacatatatttacatttatttagtatatatatatgtatatataatatatatatatgttataggcTTAGGCAGTTTCGGTTATTTGTTTTAATCTATTAATCTAATGTAATCtattaatttatttgttttaatggGCTGAATTTATTTGATGTCAATTAGTATTTTGCTCTATTTAATTATTAATCAGGCAATTAATTTAATCTGTTTGAATAGTTTTTtctattaaattattatatatatataatatacatcaTCTGTTAAGTTGTTTTGACTAATGCCTGATGAAAATGTTTTGTATTGATTTATGCCTTGATTTCATTTAAGCCTCCATCTCTCTCTGCTCCCACTCCCACATCATCAAAACACAGTCTTTACTCTTTAatgctgctgttgttgttgctgttttttgtattatcattattattattatcattatgcTGTCTATATTTGCTGTTGGTGGTGGTTGAAGTGATGGTATTTCAATTTCAACCTTGAAGATGTGATTGGtttttaatgaatttttaatttttctgaaaTTTATAACTATAATCTTTGAGGGCTTATAGGATGTTTACTTAATGTCCGGAGGTTTACAACATTAGGTCTCTGTGCTTTACATGTTTTTGGCTCTGTGATGGAAAAACTCATTGTTGGGATGGGAAGCAGTTTCAGGTTTTGCATCACGAGTGTGTTTTGTGTGTATATCAGTGTGTGTTTTGTGTTTATAGTATCTTCTTTTGTCTAGCAATAACAATTACTTGAATTTCTATTGATTTGTTAGGTAATGGATCCTTTTAGAAGCTCACTAAGCCCAAGGATGGTCGaagcattaatttgtctcaataacTGGTGGAGCGGATCACATCAACCCATCATAACTCGAGAAtatatggaagaagaagaagcgcTTCAAACATCAGAGTATCTTGAGTCAGGTAGTTTAAtacattttaatatttattttaagtgtgtgaatgtttttttataatctaatatttatcttttatattaaaAACATTTGTAGAGATGACCAATGATCCTACAAGTGCTGGGCCTGGGCCAGCTTCATCCTCCGTCAATTTTCAGTCTTCAGCCTCATCTGCATCTGTTGCACAACAATCTACAAATTAAAAGAATTGCAATTGCTTGTAAGAATTTATTCATGCCTACCTGcctttatgttatttattatccttgatttcttttctttactaatttttcttatttgaattttgaaaggaatgaaggaaaggaaagaaggaaagggCATGGACTTTTGCTGGTCATGTATTTTGaacttttatagacttaatttaatgtttatggttgtagacgacttatggactttattttggttttgtggttaactagttatgtacttaaagtttatggattttatcGTTGTTTATTTATGGTTGCAGTTTTTTCTTAATATCTTAATATTATCACTCTCTTTTTAAAAGCAGAAAATAGTCAATTGAACTACTTTGCTCTAATGTGTTTCCTTGTAGAACTCTTGGTGGCTTAACATGTATTTATAGATGGCCATTCAAGGCGTTCCTAGTGAGCTTCTCTTTGATTGGTCTTTGGTTATTTTATCTTTCGTTTCTATGTTTTTATTTTCCTGAAAAAGATAGGAGGGGGTTTATTGATTTGATGTTTACGCTATCTTAAGATGTTACTTATATATAGGATATGATATATTCATATCAAACAGATAGTAtgtttttttatgtggttcatcaactagttatgtgtatatatatgtacatgtaTATTCGTGTAAATTATTTTCAACAACTGCTGGTGGCGGGTCGATATTTACTCATGATCCCTTTGTTTTTTACTGAGAAATATCAAAAGGTGCTTAGTTTCTTTAGAGATAATTAATTTTGTACTTATTAATTAGCATTATTCTTTCAATGCTGAATACTATTAAAAGAAACATTGGTTCATACGTTAACAGTTTTTtgagtttctaattaattatacatttttagaaacaaaaacaatatgtccaaataatataattagttgtTAGGCATTTTTCAAAAACCATAATTATGTTTTCTTAGTTACCAACTTAGTTAAATTCATCAAACAGTATTAATATAAGATAAGATAATATTCGCACATAGTACTACTACTGAAACTGCCaagaaatgatatttttcaaagaaaaaaaaaggtatttttgaaaaaaaaaatggcaattttgaaaaaaaaatggcaattttgaaaaaaaatggcatttttgcaaatCTGGGATTTTCGGCCCAAAATCAGAAATGGCCCATCAAACCCGAAATTACACCCGAACCCGActgaacccgaacccgaaaaaatCCGAAATTttcggatcggtttcggtaccatttttcgtaacccgaaacccgaaaatccgacccgtgtgcacccctaccaAATACCCTCATAATTTTTAGGAAACATAACTAAAAAATAACTTGAAAACAACTACCTGGACCAGCTAAACAGTATtccaaaaaaaatctaaaaacaacatgaaaacaacaacaacaaaaaaaaaagacaaaaccataaaaattttaaaaatttcttaaacccgtaaaattgaagaaaataaatgtttgaccgtaaaaatgtaattttttagcgaaaattaatattttatgtaattttcctTTTAAAAAATAGGGAATTTTACAAAATGCTAATTTTAGTaaaaatattacttatatatggtGACAcggaaaaaaatatttttatacaatCAAAGTGTGGGTTTTACATTTATACGGCTTATATTGCTTCGTACTCTTTTGATTGGACTTGACAACATCACAATCGACCAAACACAAAAGCATCATTGTCCAAGGCCTCTTTGAACCTCGTAACTTGGCTTATCGTCGACTCGAATAGAACCGGAGCTGGAAATGACGGTCTTGGGCTCTCGGATGGCAATGCTCCCTGAACTGAAGAAGACGATCCTTGGGTTATCGTCACCGGGAAGCTTCCTTGTCATCGTCAAACGAAGAAGACACAGCTTGTACGAGGTGCAAAAACAAAAGAACCTACTTCTAGTATCATGCCAAACATTTTTgacgttattttttttttcaaagatatACGAGTAGAATATATTGTCTTCTCCAATCATTGGCACTTGGCAGGCATTAAGATCTTCATCCATATGCATGAATATGGTCAAGATGGTGGTTAATGGTCCTGCTACTCAAATGGTAAgattttatcatttatatatatatatataaaatgttgCTTCAGTTTTTTCCTCATAAATGGGTTGTCAATTAATAGTTATTGGATTAAGATCTAATGGTTCACATTTAAATATGATAATTAATGT contains the following coding sequences:
- the LOC133790469 gene encoding large ribosomal subunit protein eL38z/eL38y-like — translated: MPKQIHEIKDFLLTARRKDARSVKIKRSKDAVKFKVRCSKYLYTLCVFDAEKANKLKQSLPPGLSVQDL